The Lonchura striata isolate bLonStr1 chromosome 12, bLonStr1.mat, whole genome shotgun sequence genome includes a region encoding these proteins:
- the GNAT1 gene encoding guanine nucleotide-binding protein G(t) subunit alpha-1, protein MGAGASAEEKHSRELEKKLKEDAEKDARTVKLLLLGAGESGKSTIVKQMKIIHQDGYSLEECLEFIAIIYSNTLQSMLAIVRAMTTLNIQYGDTARQDDARKLLHLSDTIEEGTMPKEMSEIIGRLWKDSGIQACFDRASEYQLNDSAGYYLSDLERLVTPGYVPTEQDVLRSRVKTTGIIETQFSFKDLNFRMFDVGGQRSERKKWIHCFEGVTCIIFIAALSAYDMVLVEDDEVNRMHESLHLFNSICNHRYFATTSIVLFLNKKDVFLEKIKKAHLSICFPDYDGPNTYDDAGNYIKLQFLELNMRRDVKEIYSHMTCATDTENVKFVFDAVTDIIIKENLKDCGLF, encoded by the exons ATGGGAGCCGGGGCCAGTGCCGAGGAGAAGCATTCccgagagctggagaagaagcTCAAAGAAGATGCTGAGAAAGACGCCAGGACTgtcaagctgctgctgctgg GAGCAGGGGAGTCGGGGAAGAGCACCATTGTCAAGCAGATGAA GATCATCCACCAGGACGGTTACTCGCTGGAGGAATGCCTGGAGTTCATTGCTATCATTTACAGCAACACGCTCCAGTCCATGCTGGCCATCGTGCGGGCCATGACCACCCTCAACATCCAGTATGGGGACACCGCTCGCCAG GACGATGCCCGCAAGCTGCTGCACCTCTCGGACACCATCGAGGAGGGGACCATGCCTAAGGAGATGTCAGAAATCATCGGGCGCCTCTGGAAGGACTCGGGCATCCAAGCCTGCTTCGACCGCGCCTCCGAGTACCAGCTCAATGACTCTGCGGGCTA CTACCTGTCAGACCTGGAGCGCCTGGTGACCCCCGGCTACGTCCCCACAGAGCAGGACGTGCTGCGTTCCCGCGTCAAGACAACTGGCATCATCGAGACCCAGTTCTCCTTCAAGGACCTCAACTTCAG GATGTTCGACGTGGGCGGACAGCGCTCAGAGAGGAAGAAGTGGATCCACTGCTTTGAGGGTGTGACCTGCATCATCTTCATCGCGGCTCTCAGTGCCTACGACATGGTCCTGGTGGAGGATGATGAAGTG AACCGCATGCATGAGAGCCTGCACCTCTTCAACAGCATCTGCAACCACCGCTACTTTGCCACCACCTCCATCGTCCTCTTCCTCAACAAGAAGGACGTTTTCCTGGAGAAGATCAAAAAGGCCCATCTCAGCATCTGCTTCCCTGACTACGACG GTCCCAACACCTACGACGATGCGGGCAACTACATCAAGCTGCAGTTCCTGGAGCTGAATATGCGGCGGGACGTGAAGGAGATCTACTCCCACATGACCTGCGCCACCGATACCGAGAACGTCAAGTTCGTCTTTGACGCCGTCACTGACATCATCATCAAGGAGAACCTCAAGGACTGCGGGCTGTTCTGA
- the GNAI2 gene encoding guanine nucleotide-binding protein G(i) subunit alpha-2: MGCTVSAEDKAAAERSRMIDKNLREDGEKAAREVKLLLLGAGESGKSTIVKQMKIIHEDGYSEEECRQYKAVVYSNTIQSIMAIIKAMGNLQIDFGDSSRADDARQLFALSSTAEEQGIMPEDLANVIRRLWADNGVQACFNRSREYQLNDSAAYYLNDLERIARADYIPTQQDVLRTRVKTTGIVETHFTFKDLHFKMFDVGGQRSERKKWIHCFEGVTAIIFCVALSAYDLVLAEDEEMNRMHESMKLFDSICNNKWFTDTSIILFLNKKDLFEEKIVHSSLTICFPEYTGANKYDEAASYIQSKFEDLNKRKDTKEIYTHFTCATDTKNVQFVFDAVTDVIIKNNLKDCGLF; encoded by the exons atgggCTGCACCGTGAGCGCCGAGGACAAGGCGGCCGCCGAGCGCTCCCGCATGATCGACAAGAACCTGCGGGAGGACGGCGAGAAGGCGGCGCGGGAGgtgaaactgctgctgctgg GTGCCGGCGAGTCTGGGAAGAGCACCATCGTCAAACAGATGAA GATCATCCATGAGGATGGCTATTCAGAGGAGGAGTGCCGGCAGTACAAAGCTGTGGTCTACAGCAACACCATCCAGTCCATTATGGCTATCATCAAGGCGATGGGGAACCTGCAGATTGACTTTGGAGACTCCTCCAGAGCG GATGATGCTCGGCAGCTGTTTGCACTCTCCTCcactgctgaggagcagggcaTCATGCCCGAGGACCTGGCCAACGTCATCCGGAGACTGTGGGCTGACAATGGGGTCCAGGCTTGTTTCAACCGCTCCCGAGAGTACCAGCTGAACGACTCTGCTGCCTA CTACCTGAACGACCTGGAGAGGATAGCCCGTGCCGACTATATCCCCACCCAGCAGGACGTGCTGCGCACCAGGGTCAAGACCACGGGCATCGTAGAGACTCACTTCACCTTTAAGGACCTGCACTTCAA GATGTTCGATGTGGGTGGCCAGCGTTCGGAACGGAAGAAGTGGATCCATTGCTTCGAGGGGGTGACAGCCATCATTTTCTGTGTGGCCCTGAGTGCCTATGACCTGGTGCTGGCTGAAGATGAGGAGATG AACCGGATGCATGAGAGCATGAAGCTGTTTGACAGTATCTGCAATAACAAGTGGTTCACAGACACATCCATCATCCTCTTCCTCAACAAGAAGGACCTCTTTGAGGAGAAGATCGTGCACAGCTCCCTCACCATCTGCTTCCCTGAGTACACAG GGGCCAACAAGTATGATGAGGCAGCCAGCTACATCCAGAGCAAGTTTGAGGACCTGAACAAGCGGAAGGACACCAAGGAGATCTACACCCACTTCACCTGTGCCACGGACACCAAGAACGTGCAGTTCGTCTTCGATGCCGTCACCGACGTCATCATCAAAAACAACCTGAAGGACTGCGGTCTCTTCTGA